The Papaver somniferum cultivar HN1 unplaced genomic scaffold, ASM357369v1 unplaced-scaffold_18, whole genome shotgun sequence genome includes a window with the following:
- the LOC113337786 gene encoding F-box/kelch-repeat protein At3g23880-like — translation MHLHHPTAAEDSCKLGFLALIGNNRFYLFEYNDDQNHELRNPIERVRRMITTPAKGTCFVGSFNGLICIVREEVCKPVCICNPFTKEYVNLPEIRIDGDDFDFCTFGFGYLPSTIEYKVVAIHVSKTKLIEVYIYTLGSGNGWRDLGKFNSEFCPMYNQRHEHGSFANGSIYWAGANLQTILTFDLIEEKFCGHFAPPPSPPDTDLESHTIGVLGEFLYISILDD, via the coding sequence ATGCACTTGCATCATCCCACTGCTGCTGAAGATTCttgtaagttgggttttcttgCTTTGATTGGGAATAATAGATTTTACCTTTTTGAATATAATGATGATCAGAATCATGAGTTAAGAAACCCCATTGAGAGAGTTAGAAGGATGATTACAACACCAGCTAAGGGTACTTGCTTTGTTGGTTCCTTTAATGGTTTAATCTGTATTGTTAGAGAAGAAGTATGTAAACCTGTTTGTATTTGCAATCCTTTCACCAAAGAGTATGTCAACCTTCCAGAAATCAGGATAgatggtgatgattttgatttttgcaCATTCGGATTTGGTTACCTTCCTTCAACAATTGAGTACAAAGTGGTAGCAATACATGTGTCCAAGACCAAGCTTATAGAAGTCTACATATACACACTAGGCAGTGGCAATGGATGGAGAGACCTCGGAAAGTTCAATTCTGAATTCTGCCCTATGTATAATCAACGTCATGAACATGGTAGCTTTGCCAATGGATCTATTTATTGGGCTGGCGCTAATCTACAAACGATCTTGACCTTCGACTTGATTGAGGAAAAGTTCTGCGGACATTTTGCACCTCCTCCTTCCCCACCAGACACTGATTTGGAAAGTCATACAATAGGGGTtttgggtgaatttttgtatatttcTATACTTGATGACTAA
- the LOC113337762 gene encoding dolichyl-diphosphooligosaccharide--protein glycosyltransferase subunit STT3A-like, with translation MDINVLAFLVPAGIIACFLPLSDVSSFAVLCIVTTVYFQGVMVRLMLVFIPTACIMAGIALSGAFDVFTCSGKFQLPGLVGDSDVTVILVFLFLACAHCWSHVVFTTHHLMVPGNRIEVKTGRAHASQ, from the exons ATGGACATTAATGTTTTGGCTTTCTTGGTTCCAGCTGGCATAATA GCATGCTTTCTTCCACTATCAGATGTCAGTTCCTTTGCTGTCCTTTGTATCGTAACAACCGTATATTTCCAAGGAGTCATG GTTCGGCTGATGCTTGTATTCATTCCAACGGCATGCATTATGGCTGGAATTGCTCTTTCTGGAGCTTTTGATGTTTTCACATGCTCGGGCAAATTTCAACTGCCTGGATTAGTAGGGGATTCTGATGTAACCGTGATCTTGGTCTTCCTTTTTCTTGCTTGTGCACATTGTTGGAGTCATGTG GTCTTCACCACACACCATTTGATGGTCCCAGGTAACAGGATCGAAGTGAAGACGGGACGAGCACATGCGTCTCAGTAG